In the Thermodesulfobacteriota bacterium genome, one interval contains:
- a CDS encoding phosphate/phosphite/phosphonate ABC transporter substrate-binding protein, with translation MKRLIYISCCFLLFLFTFYFSSSKADAGSDLEKRKPLVLAFIPQENPEKLIGDIKIITEYLEKEMGIPVKGFVTQDHAAAVEALRNGEADISFMGGLPYVLAHDLIGANVILSEVYRGSPTYRGRIFVRRESGIKKLEDLRGKSIAFADPISESGYIYPLDIFVQAGLLKPTDDPQIFFGTVYFAGGYQQAIQAVANGLVDAAGSSQFADLLLTPNQLEKITWIAESKPIPSHLVCVRKDFDEQRKEAFKKAMLKLNLPEYKHLLRHVYSPDGYIEASHKDYESVEEMAELYGFLNK, from the coding sequence ATGAAAAGATTAATATATATTTCATGTTGTTTTCTTTTATTTTTATTTACTTTCTATTTTAGTTCCTCAAAGGCTGACGCTGGGTCTGATTTGGAAAAACGAAAGCCCCTAGTGCTTGCGTTTATACCACAGGAAAATCCTGAAAAACTGATTGGAGACATCAAGATTATTACCGAGTATCTTGAGAAAGAGATGGGTATACCAGTTAAGGGGTTTGTGACTCAGGATCACGCCGCTGCTGTGGAAGCCCTTAGGAATGGTGAGGCTGATATATCCTTTATGGGTGGATTACCCTATGTCCTTGCTCATGACCTGATAGGGGCAAACGTTATACTTTCTGAGGTTTACAGGGGAAGTCCCACATATCGTGGTCGGATCTTTGTTAGAAGAGAAAGCGGCATAAAAAAATTAGAAGATCTTCGCGGCAAGAGCATTGCCTTTGCCGATCCCATATCAGAGTCCGGCTATATTTATCCACTCGACATATTCGTGCAGGCTGGGCTTCTCAAACCCACTGATGACCCTCAGATATTTTTCGGTACTGTGTATTTTGCAGGGGGTTACCAGCAGGCGATTCAGGCTGTGGCAAATGGTTTAGTGGATGCAGCGGGATCCAGTCAATTTGCCGATTTGCTTTTAACTCCTAATCAACTGGAAAAAATAACCTGGATAGCCGAGTCAAAGCCAATACCTTCTCATTTGGTGTGTGTTCGAAAGGATTTTGATGAGCAGAGGAAAGAGGCTTTTAAGAAAGCTATGTTGAAACTCAATCTACCAGAATATAAACATCTTCTAAGGCATGTCTATAGCCCTGACGGTTACATTGAGGCTAGTCACAAGGATTACGAATCGGTTGAGGAAATGGCCGAGTTATATGGATTCCTTAATAAATAG
- a CDS encoding ATP-binding cassette domain-containing protein, producing MEEIPNLEGNLKSFQNQKAVNVVSLRNIKVRYTHDGPLVIDIDRLDIQKGERVAVIGQSGAGKTTLLRLINGYVNPESGLIKIFEYNKDTGPIRNRNLSRRIGFIFQHFNLIDRATVFENVLWGRLGMVNPFLSLFGWFPDMDKKAAMRAIKEVNLEKQAGQRTDTLSGGQLQRVAIARVLAQEAEIILADEPVSNLDPSLADDILGLLGEVSNRHGVTLIMNLHQPALAQRYADRIIGLKHGKIIHDDEASFLNPIALRSIFDPGINTSQLFSSNVQEEPSH from the coding sequence ATGGAAGAGATTCCAAATCTAGAGGGTAACTTAAAAAGTTTTCAGAATCAAAAGGCTGTAAATGTAGTTTCACTTAGGAATATAAAGGTTCGTTATACACATGATGGTCCACTGGTCATAGACATCGATCGGTTGGATATACAAAAGGGAGAGCGCGTTGCCGTAATTGGTCAGAGCGGAGCAGGCAAGACCACGCTTTTACGATTGATTAATGGCTATGTCAATCCCGAATCCGGCCTCATAAAGATTTTTGAATACAATAAAGATACGGGACCGATTCGAAACAGGAATCTAAGCCGAAGAATAGGCTTTATCTTTCAGCATTTTAATCTAATTGACCGTGCCACAGTTTTTGAAAACGTATTGTGGGGCAGATTAGGGATGGTTAACCCCTTTTTAAGCCTATTCGGATGGTTTCCAGACATGGATAAGAAAGCAGCCATGAGAGCGATTAAGGAGGTCAATCTCGAAAAACAGGCAGGCCAGCGAACCGATACCTTGAGCGGGGGGCAGTTGCAAAGGGTTGCAATTGCAAGGGTACTGGCTCAGGAGGCTGAGATAATCCTGGCGGATGAGCCCGTAAGCAATCTCGATCCCTCATTGGCTGATGATATTCTTGGATTGCTTGGAGAGGTAAGTAACAGGCATGGAGTAACTTTGATTATGAATCTTCATCAGCCCGCGCTGGCGCAGCGCTATGCTGACCGCATTATTGGATTGAAGCATGGAAAGATCATTCATGATGATGAAGCGAGCTTTCTAAATCCTATTGCCCTTCGTTCAATTTTTGACCCCGGAATCAATACCTCTCAACTGTTTAGTTCAAATGTACAAGAAGAACCTTCCCATTGA